One Vigna unguiculata cultivar IT97K-499-35 chromosome 7, ASM411807v1, whole genome shotgun sequence genomic region harbors:
- the LOC114192326 gene encoding myosin-7, translated as MAKKKVSHSSNSQDPKHSQIEAQTIPMATLTDDSSLQQIQSLRNLNGKLLKETTERRQQIDSLQSEIRRSAVSYNDILAAFHIENVVASVFVDSQVKEMNLCFDMLLGEKDREVEGLNRQLESLAVRFRNETGVLVKERDRLVYQTKVLGENVEREVKLRGEAEKSRVEGEKLLSQKQRDVAELKTERDSALKSSRESLLAVETLKEEIEAVRREKDEFLKVSENQKQKIGGLEEELTRVNECLKMQEESTRVRLDGVGNKLGLATQRVEEMKKENISLHQEKKEIEKVVEMLTEENAGVRKSLNVAMKELEDKQHKVDETVRVKGEIEEAKVNLESEIVGLREKINELQESYMKELEDKQHEIDAAFRVKGEIEQVKVNLESEIVELRQKINELRKSYNEELEDKQHEVDAAVRVKGEIEEVKVNLESEIVQLRQKISELKESHKKESEDKQREVDAAVRVKGEIEEVKVNLESEIVQLREKISDLKKSYTKFETENKQLLSEVESYRNAVEKERVEKGNMKKGFDEERKRVEKLELLISKLKETVVKREADLGQLRNDRDKLVENEKKLEGNVSVLRKENDALQSKLLEARKEVEELSGKVDVWCKNWNKALALLKHTATLVSQQKGIEEEVVANGKNVEEMEEIAVEEVEKIKKAFESKEEMLDEMKQKVVSLNKSVVEAHKSKNMWTVLSSATTIFAAALVAYVARGR; from the coding sequence ATGGCCAAAAAGAAAGTGTCGCACTCATCTAATTCTCAAGACCCTAAACACTCACAAATCGAAGCACAAACCATTCCAATGGCTACCCTAACCGATGATTCCTCTCTGCAACAGATTCAGAGCCTTAGAAACCTCAATGGCAAACTTCTCAAGGAGACCACTGAGCGCCGCCAGCAGATTGACTCTCTCCAGTCAGAGATACGCCGCTCCGCCGTCTCCTACAACGACATTCTCGCTGCCTTCCACATCGAAAACGTCGTCGCTTCGGTTTTCGTGGACAGTCAGGTCAAGGAGATGAACCTCTGCTTCGATATGCTCCTCGGAGAGAAGGACCGCGAGGTTGAAGGTCTCAATCGTCAACTGGAAAGCCTCGCTGTGCGGTTCCGGAACGAGACCGGTGTTCTCGTGAAAGAGAGAGACAGACTCGTCTACCAGACGAAGGTTTTGGGGGAGAATGTAGAGAGGGAGGTGAAGCTTAGAGGAGAAGCGGAGAAGAGTAGGGTGGAAGGTGAAAAACTGTTGTCGCAGAAACAGAGAGACGTTGCGGAGTTGAAAACGGAACGAGATTCGGCGCTGAAGAGCTCTCGAGAGTCGCTTTTGGCTGTTGAAACGTTGAAGGAGGAGATTGAAGCGGTGAGAAGGGAGAAGGATGAGTTTTTGAAGGTAAGCGAAAATCAGAAGCAGAAAATCGGTGGTCTTGAAGAGGAGTTGACACGAGTCAACGAGTGTTTGAAGATGCAAGAGGAGAGCACGCGTGTCAGACTTGATGGTGTGGGCAATAAACTTGGTCTTGCGACGCAGAGGGTGGAGGAGATGAAGAAGGAGAACATTTCGTTGCACCAGGAGAAGAAGGAGATTGAAAAGGTCGTTGAGATGTTGACAGAGGAGAATGCCGGTGTTCGTAAGAGTTTGAATGTGGCTATGAAGGAGTTGGAGGATAAGCAGCATAAGGTTGATGAAACTGTTAGAGTCAAAGGTGAAATAGAGGAGGCGAAGGTTAATCTGGAAAGTGAAATCGTTGGATTGAGAGAAAAAATCAATGAATTGCAGGAGTCTTACATGAAGGAGTTGGAGGATAAGCAGCATGAGATTGATGCAGCCTTTAGAGTCAAAGGTGAAATAGAGCAGGTGAAGGTTAATCTGGAAAGTGAAATTGTTGAGTTGAGACAAAAAATCAATGAATTGAGGAAGTCTTACAATGAGGAGTTGGAGGATAAGCAGCATGAGGTTGATGCAGCTGTTAGAGTCAAAGGTGAAATAGAGGAGGTGAAGGTTAATCTGGAAAGTGAAATTGTTCAGTTGCGACAAAAAATCAGTGAATTGAAGGAGTCTCACAAGAAGGAGTCGGAGGATAAGCAGCGTGAGGTTGATGCAGCTGTTAGAGTCAAAGGTGAAATAGAGGAGGTGAAGGTTAATCTGGAAAGTGAAATTGTTCAGTTGAGAGAAAAAATCAGTGACTTGAAGAAGTCTTACACGAAGTTTGAAACGGAAAACAAGCAGTTGCTTTCAGAAGTTGAGAGTTATAGAAATGCTGTGGAGAAAGAGAGGGTTGAGAAGGGAAACATGAAGAAAGGTTTTGATGAGGAGAGGAAGAGAGTGGAGAAGTTGGAGCTgctaatttcaaaattgaagGAAACGGTTGTGAAGAGAGAAGCTGATTTGGGACAATTGAGAAATGATAGGGATAAGCTGGTTGAGAATGAAAAGAAGCTAGAGGGCAATGTGAGTGTTTTGAGAAAGGAAAATGATGCATTGCAGAGTAAGCTTTTGGAAGCAAGAAAGGAAGTTGAGGAATTGAGTGGTAAGGTTGATGTTTGGTGCAAAAATTGGAACAAGGCCCTTGCACTGTTGAAGCATACCGCTACACTCGTTTCTCAACAGAAGGGTATTGAAGAGGAAGTGGTGGCGAATGGTAAGAATGTTGAAGAAATGGAAGAAATAGCTGTTGAGGAAgttgaaaagataaagaagGCATTTGAAAGCAAAGAGGAGATGCTGGATGAAATGAAGCAGAAAGTGGTTTCATTGAACAAGTCTGTGGTGGAGGCACACAAAAGTAAGAACATGTGGACTGTGTTATCTTCTGCAACTACAATTTTTGCTGCTGCCTTAGTTGCTTATGTTGCTAGAGGACGTTGA